CTTCATTTTCTCTGTCATATAATGAAATACACAGACATGCAAGTACTAAAGGAGTTTTGGATGGACAGAGAACCGAACGGAAAACAGGAAATCAAAGAATATGAAAAAGTCTCTCATACACAGATCCGCAATATCAATTTCTTCCTGATCAACCTCACTTACCGCACCCCTCATACCCACCATGATTTTGAAATCCTTCAGGTGATAGAAGGCGAGCTGCATGTCAAAACTCTTACGGAAAATTTTATTATAGGTCCCGGTGAGATTGCACTTTTCAATCCGGACACATTTCATACGCTGTACAGCGTGCAGAGCCATTGTATCCTGCTGACCATACAGGCTGACCCATCCTTTTGTGCTTCCCACTATCCTGCAATCCATCACATACAATTTGACACAGCCAATGCAACCTCCGGCATTCCTTTTCAGAAAGCACTTGAACTCATTCATGTCTGCTTCAGCCTTGGGTATCATTATTGTCGAGGCGACGCCGGATTTGAACTTCGATGCATAAGCGATCTCTATCGTTTATTTTCATATTTTGTCGTATATGTGCCCAATCATTTTGAAAAGGAAACGGACAGCTTTCATACGAAAGAAAAAGAACAGCGGTTCACACGTATCATCAACTATATCCATCAACACTATACGGAGAAATTAACTCTGTCAAAACTGGCGGAATCAGAAAACCTCTCCATG
The sequence above is a segment of the Lachnospiraceae bacterium JLR.KK008 genome. Coding sequences within it:
- a CDS encoding AraC family transcriptional regulator, whose protein sequence is MDREPNGKQEIKEYEKVSHTQIRNINFFLINLTYRTPHTHHDFEILQVIEGELHVKTLTENFIIGPGEIALFNPDTFHTLYSVQSHCILLTIQADPSFCASHYPAIHHIQFDTANATSGIPFQKALELIHVCFSLGYHYCRGDAGFELRCISDLYRLFSYFVVYVPNHFEKETDSFHTKEKEQRFTRIINYIHQHYTEKLTLSKLAESENLSMTYLSHLFRNAIHMSFQEYLNSLRFEHALLLLKKTDRSITDICLESGFSDSRYLNKRLKAVYNLSLKNFRNTNLNVNKNVAGNWEEQYIYTPEESLKIMQKHHHFDRDLR